DNA from Dietzia lutea:
GCATGCAGCTCGGCGATGGGATCCGTGGCAGTGGTCATGGTCTCGGCCTTTCGTGGCGACGGTGGGTGACTGGTGGGTGGGTCAGGTGAAGTTCGGGCGTCGTTTCTCGAGAACCGATTTGACGCCCTCGGCGAAGTCGTCGGAGACGAGCAGTTCGCACTGCCCCTCGTGCTCACGTCGGAGGGCCTCGTCGAGCTCTGTGAGGGCGGCCAGGGTGACCGCCCGCTTGGTCAGCTCGAGGGCCCGCCGGGGGCCGCACGCCAGGCGCCGCGCCAGTTTCTGCGCGGCCTCGTGCAGCTCGGCGGCCGGCAGCACGTCCACGACCAGGCCCACGTCGCGCGCCTCGGCCGCCGACACCGCGTCCCCGCGCAGCAGCATGCGGGAGGCCACCGAGCGCCCCACGGACGCGGGCAGCAGCACGCTGGCGCCGCCGTCGGGCATGAGGCCGATGTTGGTGAAGGCGAACAGCAGGTAGGCGTCCTCGGACATGAACATCATGTCCGCGGCCAGCGCCAGGGAGACCCCGACGCCGGCGGCCGGCCCGTTGACCGCCGCGATCACCGGGACGGGCGCCTTGAGCACGGCGTGCACGAGGTTGTTGGCGGCGTCCATCGTGACGCCGGGGGCGACCGCGTCGCCGGACGAGCCGGCCTCGCCGGCGGCCTGGAGGTCGGCCCCGGTGGTGAAGGCGCCACCCTCACCAGCGAGGACGATGACACGCGTGTCGTCCTCCGCCCCCACCTCGGCGATCACCTCGCCCAGCGCCTGGAGGGTCGCGTAGTCGACGGCGTTCATCCGCTCGGGGCGGTTGATCGTGATGGTGACGACGCCCGCGTCGTCCCTGTCGAGGCGGAGGGCGTCGCGTCCGGAGGCGGTCATCGGACGGCCTCCGCGGCCGCGACCATCCCGGCCAGCCGGGAGGCGATGATCTCCTCCGCCTCCGCCATCATGCGGTCGACGAGCTCGGCCACCGTGGGCACGTCGTCGATGAGGCCCTGGCACTGGCCGGCGGTCCAGATGCCGGCGTCCAGGTCGCCGTCCTCGAAGACCTTGCGCCCGCGGGCGCCGGCGACGAGGTGCTGGATGTCGGAGAACTCGACGCCTTCGGCCTCCTTGGCCACGACCTCGGCCGAGATCGCGTTGGCGGCGACCCGGGCGGTGTTGCGCAACGTCCGGAAGATCAGCTTGGTGTCCAGCTCGGAGTTGGTCACGATCTGCTGCTTGACCTGCTCGGCGACCGGCGACTCGGCGGTGCACATGAAGCGGGTGCCCATGTTGGCGCCGTCGGCGCCGAGGGCCAGAGCGGCGACCATGCCGCGCGCATCGGCGATGCCACCGGAGGCGAGGATCGGGATCGTGAGCCTGGACGCCGCCGCGGGGATGAGGACCAGGCCGGGGACGTCGTCCTCCCCGGGGTGCCCGGCGCACTCGAAGCCGTCGATGGACACGGCGTCCACGCCGAGTTGCTCGGCCTTGAGGGCGTGGCGCACGGAGGTGCACTTGTGGATCACCTTAATGCCGGCCTTGTGGAACACCGGCAGGTGCTCGGAAGGGTTCGACCCGGCGGTCTCGACGATCTTCACGCCCGACTCCACGATCGCCTGCCGGTACTCGGCGTAGGGCGGCGGGTTGATCGACGGCAGGATCGTGAGGTTGACGCCGAAGGGCTGGTCGGTCATCTCCCGGCAGCGGGCGATCTCGGAGACCAGGTCCTCGGGCGTCGGCTGGGTGAGGCCGGTGATGATGCCCAGGGCACCGGCCTCGGACACGGCGGCGGCGAGTTCGGCGCGGCCGACCCACATCATCCCGCCCTGCACGATCGGGTGGCGGACACCGAACTCCTCGGTAAAGCGGGTGCGGATCACGGCTGGACCTCCTCGTAGGTGCCGCCCGAGGTGGCCTTGGAGCGCAGGGACTCGGGCGGCGTGAACCGCTCGCCGTAGCGCTGTGCGAGCTCCTCGGCGCGGGCGACGAAACCGGGGAGGCCGCCGGGGTACTGGTCCATGTAGCGGGCGACGCCGCCGGTCCAGCCGGGGAAGCCGATCCCCAGGATCGAGCCGACGTTGGCGTCGGTGGTGGTCTCGAGCACGCCCTCGTCGAGGCACTTGACGGTCTCGATCGCCTCGGCGAAGAGCATGCGGTCGATCGCGTCCTGCAGCGGGATCTCGGTGGTGCCGCCGAAGGCGTCGGCCAGGCCGGACCACAGGCCGGCGCGCTTGCCGTCGACATACTCGTAGAACCCGGCTCCGCTCGAGCGGCCCTTGCGGTCGAACTCGTCGATCATGCGGTCGAGCACCGCGTTGCCCGGGTGGTCGGGCAGCTCGCGCCCCTCGGCCTCGGCGGCCTCGCGGGTCTCCTCCCGGATCTTGCGGGGCAGGGTCAGGGTGAGCTCGTCCATGAGGGCGAGCACGGGCGCCGGGTAACCGGCCTGCGAGGAGGCCTGCTCGATGGTCGGCGCGGGCACGCCCTCGGCGAGCAGGGCCATGCCCTCGTTGGTGAAGGTGCCGATGACGCGGGAGGTGAAGAACCCGCGGGAGTCGTTGACGACGATCGGGGTCTTGCCGATCTGGGCGACCAGCGCGAGGGCCCGTCCCAGGGTGTCCTCGGAGGTCTTGGCACCCTTGATGATCTCGACCAGCGGCATTTTGTCGACCGGGGAGAAGAAGTGCAGACCGATGAAGTCCGCGGGCCGGTCCACGCCCTCGGACAGCATGGTGATGGGCAGGGTCGAGGTGTTCGAGCACAGGAGCGCGTCGGGCGCGAGGTGCGGGGCGATCTCCGCGAACACCTGCTCCTTGACCTTGGGGTCCTCGAAGACGGCCTCGATGACGGCCTGCGCGCCGTCGGCGGCGGCGGCGTCGGTGGTCGGGGTGATGCGCGCCAGCAGGGCGTCACCCTTGAGCTGGGCCTTGTCGCGTGCCTCGCCCTCGGCGGCGCGGGCGACGGACCTGGCGACGAGCTTCTCGGAGTAGCCCTTACCGCGCTCGGCGGCGGCCTGGTCGATGTCCTTGAGGACGACCTCCATGCCGGCCTTGGCGCACACGTAGGCGATCGCGGCGCCCATCATGCCGGCACCGAGGACGACGACCTTGCCGACCGGCTCGCGCTCGGCCGAGCCGTGCTTCTTGGCGAGGCCGTTGGCCTTCTGCATGTCGAAGAAGAAGGCGCGGATCATGTTCTTGGACGTCTGCCCGGTGGCGAGGCCGGCGAAGTAGCGGGCCTCGACCTTCTCCGCGGCGGCGAAGTCGAGTCCCGCGCCCTCCACGGCAGCGGCCATGATGGCGACGGGGGCCGGGTACGGCGCGCCCTTGAGCTGCTTGCGCAGCATGGCCGGGAAGGCGGGCAGGTTGGCGGCGAGCGCGGGGTTGGACGGCGTGCCGCCGGGCATGCGGTAGCCCTTGCGGTCCCACGGCTGCGCGGCCTCGGGGGTGGCCTTGATCCACTCCTTGGCGGCGGGCAGCAGGTCCTCGGGCCCGGCGACGAGCTCGTCCACCAGGCCGATCTCCGCGGCCTTGCCGGGGCGCAGGCGCTTGCCCTCGAGCAGGACCTCCATGAGCGCGGTGGCCACGCCGAGCATGCGCACGGTGCGGACGATGCCGCCACCGCCGGGCAGCAGGCCCAGGCCGACCTCGGGCAGGCCCAGCTGGACGGCCGGGGAGTCCACCACGATGCGGCGGTGGGCGGCCAGAGCGATCTCGAGTCCGCCGCCGAGCGCGGCACCGGCGATCGCGGCCACGACCGGCTTGCCCAGGGTCTCGAGGCGCCGCAGCGGGGCCTTGGCCCGCTCGACGGTCTGGATCGCCAGGTCGGAGCCGTCGGCGGGGATGGACAGGATGTCGCCGAGGTCGCCGCCGGCGAAGAACGTCTTCTTGGCGGAGGTGAGTACGATGCCGGTGACGTCGTCGATCTCGGACTCCAGGCGGTCGACGGCCGCCTCCATGGAGGCGAGGTAGTCGGCGTTCATGGTGTTGGCGCTCTGGTTGGGGTCGTCCATGGTGAGGACGACGACGCCGTCGGCACCGCGCTCGTAGGTGATGGTGTTGGTGTAATCGCTGCTCATTGGGGTGTTCTCGTCCTTGTAAGGCTGGAGGCCGGCGCTTGTCAGAGGCGTTCGATGATGGTGGCGATGCCCATCCCGGCACCCACGCAGAGGGTGGCGAGGGCGTAGCGGGCGTCGCGGCGTTCCAACTCGTCCAGGGCGGTGCCGAGGATCATCGCGCCGGTGGCGCCGAGCGGGTGCCCCATGGCGATCGCGCCGCCGTTGACGTTGATCTTCTCCATCGGTACGTCGAGGTCCTTGGCGAACTTCATGGGCACGGCGGCGAACGCCTCGTTGACCTCGAACAGGTCGATGTCGTCGATCGCCAGGTCGGCCTTGGCGAGGGCCTTGCGGGCGGCGGGGGTCGGTCCGGTGAGCATGATCGTGGGCTCGGATCCGACGACCGCGGCGGAGACGATCCGCGCACGGGGCTTCAGGCCGTTGCGCTCGCCGGCCTCGGCGCCGCCGATGAGCATCGCGGTGGCGCCGTCGACGATGCCGGAGGAGTTGCCGGCGTGATGGACGTGGTCGAGCTTCTCGACCGAGTGGTACTTCTGCAGCGCCACGGCGTCGAATCCGGCTTGCTCGCCGAGCGCGGCGAAGGACGGCTTGAGGTTCGCGAGGTCGTCGGCGGTGGTGCCTCGACGGATGTGCTCGTCGTGGTCGAGCACGACCTGGCCGGCGAGGTCGACGACGGGGACGACCGAATCGGCGAACCGGCCGGAGTCCCACGCGGCGCACGCCAGCTCCTGCGAGCGGGCGGCAAACTCGTCGACATCGCGGCGGGAGAAGCCCTCCAGCGTGGCGATGAGGTCGGCGCCGATGCCCTGGGGCACGAACGAGGTCTCGTAGTTGACGCGCGGGTTCTGCGCCCAGGCGCCACCGTCGGAGCCCATGGGCACGCGCGACATCGACTCGACGCCGCCGGCGATGACGAGGTCCTCCCATCCGGCGCGGACCTTCTGCGCCGCGAGGTTCACCGCCTCCAGGCCTGAGGCACAGAAGCGGTTCTCCTGGACGCCCGCCACGGTCTCCGGCAGACCCGCGGCGATCGCGGCGACGCGAGGCAGCACCGCACCCTGCTCGCCGACCGGGCCGACGATGCCCATGACCACGTCCTCGATCTGCGCGGGGTCGAGTCCACCGTTGCGCTCGACGATGGACCGCAGGACGCCGACCGCGAGGTCGATCGGGGCGACGCTGTAGAGCGAGCCGCTGGACTTGCCTCGTCCGCGGGGCGTGCGCACCGCGTCGTAGATGAAGGCCTCGGGCACTGACATTGGTGGGAGATCCCTTCCGCGCTCGGGCCCGCCGGGGCCGCCGGGCGGGCGGTCTCGACGGATCCGATCACATATATGTGTGAATTGGGGTTTACTATGGCCACTGTAACCCGTGTTGTCAAGATCACACATGGTTCCGTCGAACCCGAGAGCCGAGACGCCGTGACACTGCCTCCCCCGCCTCCCGCGCCCGCGCTGTCACCTCCCGCCGCGGGCTCGCGACGTGCGGAGATAGCCCTCGTGGCGGCCGAGGAGTTCACCCGCCGCGGTTATCACTCGACCCGCGTCGAGCACATCGCCGAGCGCCTGGATCTCACGCCAGGG
Protein-coding regions in this window:
- a CDS encoding 3-hydroxyacyl-CoA dehydrogenase NAD-binding domain-containing protein: MSSDYTNTITYERGADGVVVLTMDDPNQSANTMNADYLASMEAAVDRLESEIDDVTGIVLTSAKKTFFAGGDLGDILSIPADGSDLAIQTVERAKAPLRRLETLGKPVVAAIAGAALGGGLEIALAAHRRIVVDSPAVQLGLPEVGLGLLPGGGGIVRTVRMLGVATALMEVLLEGKRLRPGKAAEIGLVDELVAGPEDLLPAAKEWIKATPEAAQPWDRKGYRMPGGTPSNPALAANLPAFPAMLRKQLKGAPYPAPVAIMAAAVEGAGLDFAAAEKVEARYFAGLATGQTSKNMIRAFFFDMQKANGLAKKHGSAEREPVGKVVVLGAGMMGAAIAYVCAKAGMEVVLKDIDQAAAERGKGYSEKLVARSVARAAEGEARDKAQLKGDALLARITPTTDAAAADGAQAVIEAVFEDPKVKEQVFAEIAPHLAPDALLCSNTSTLPITMLSEGVDRPADFIGLHFFSPVDKMPLVEIIKGAKTSEDTLGRALALVAQIGKTPIVVNDSRGFFTSRVIGTFTNEGMALLAEGVPAPTIEQASSQAGYPAPVLALMDELTLTLPRKIREETREAAEAEGRELPDHPGNAVLDRMIDEFDRKGRSSGAGFYEYVDGKRAGLWSGLADAFGGTTEIPLQDAIDRMLFAEAIETVKCLDEGVLETTTDANVGSILGIGFPGWTGGVARYMDQYPGGLPGFVARAEELAQRYGERFTPPESLRSKATSGGTYEEVQP
- a CDS encoding enoyl-CoA hydratase — encoded protein: MTASGRDALRLDRDDAGVVTITINRPERMNAVDYATLQALGEVIAEVGAEDDTRVIVLAGEGGAFTTGADLQAAGEAGSSGDAVAPGVTMDAANNLVHAVLKAPVPVIAAVNGPAAGVGVSLALAADMMFMSEDAYLLFAFTNIGLMPDGGASVLLPASVGRSVASRMLLRGDAVSAAEARDVGLVVDVLPAAELHEAAQKLARRLACGPRRALELTKRAVTLAALTELDEALRREHEGQCELLVSDDFAEGVKSVLEKRRPNFT
- a CDS encoding NAD(P)H-dependent flavin oxidoreductase → MRTRFTEEFGVRHPIVQGGMMWVGRAELAAAVSEAGALGIITGLTQPTPEDLVSEIARCREMTDQPFGVNLTILPSINPPPYAEYRQAIVESGVKIVETAGSNPSEHLPVFHKAGIKVIHKCTSVRHALKAEQLGVDAVSIDGFECAGHPGEDDVPGLVLIPAAASRLTIPILASGGIADARGMVAALALGADGANMGTRFMCTAESPVAEQVKQQIVTNSELDTKLIFRTLRNTARVAANAISAEVVAKEAEGVEFSDIQHLVAGARGRKVFEDGDLDAGIWTAGQCQGLIDDVPTVAELVDRMMAEAEEIIASRLAGMVAAAEAVR
- a CDS encoding acetyl-CoA C-acetyltransferase; the protein is MSVPEAFIYDAVRTPRGRGKSSGSLYSVAPIDLAVGVLRSIVERNGGLDPAQIEDVVMGIVGPVGEQGAVLPRVAAIAAGLPETVAGVQENRFCASGLEAVNLAAQKVRAGWEDLVIAGGVESMSRVPMGSDGGAWAQNPRVNYETSFVPQGIGADLIATLEGFSRRDVDEFAARSQELACAAWDSGRFADSVVPVVDLAGQVVLDHDEHIRRGTTADDLANLKPSFAALGEQAGFDAVALQKYHSVEKLDHVHHAGNSSGIVDGATAMLIGGAEAGERNGLKPRARIVSAAVVGSEPTIMLTGPTPAARKALAKADLAIDDIDLFEVNEAFAAVPMKFAKDLDVPMEKINVNGGAIAMGHPLGATGAMILGTALDELERRDARYALATLCVGAGMGIATIIERL